The following proteins are co-located in the Mus caroli chromosome 7, CAROLI_EIJ_v1.1, whole genome shotgun sequence genome:
- the Fuom gene encoding fucose mutarotase: protein MVALKGIPKVLSPELLFALARMGHGDEIVLADANFPTSSICQCGPVEIRADGLDIPQLLEAVLRLLPLDTYVESPAAVMDLVPSDKEKGLQTPIWKHYESLLLKADCKKALMKIERFEFYERAKKAFAVVATGEMALYGNIILKKGTLDLGPS, encoded by the exons ATGGTTGCGCTCAAGGGCATCCCGAAGGTGCTGTCCCCTGAGCTGTTGTTCGCGCTTGCGCGGATGGGGCATGGAGACGAAATTG TCCTTGCTGATGCGAACTTCCCTACCTCCTCCATCTGCCAGTGCGGACCTGTGGAGATCCGAGCAGACG GCCTGGACATCCCACAGCTCCTGGAGGCTGTGCTGAGGCTCCTGCCCCTGGACACCTATGTGGAAAGCCCG GCTGCTGTCATGGACCTGGTGCCCAGTGACAAGGAGAAGGGCCTGCAGACCCCAATATGGAAACATTATGAATCCCTTCTTCTCAAAGCTGACTGTAAA AAAGCCCTGATGAAGATAGAGAGATTTGAATTTTATGAACGTGCAAAAAAGGCATTTGCTGTGGTTGCAACCGG GGAGATGGCACTCTATGGAAACATCATCCTCAAGAAGGGAACTCTTGACCTCGGACCCTCGTAG